The following nucleotide sequence is from Pasteurella multocida.
TGGTAAGACTTTCCAATCGGCATATACAAAGACTTTATGTCTTGGGATATGGTGAATAATCATCTCTTTATGCGTACGGTTTTTCGCCCGTAAATACGTATAGTTTGCCCCTAAAGTCAGGTTATCCGTGACAAAAGCTGTGGCAGCCAACTCAATCCCTTTGCGAATTTCTTTACCATAATTCTGATTTTGTTTTAAATTATCTGGATGATTAGGAATAACTACTTCTTCAATCGCATCATGAACATCGCTATAGAACAATGCGCCTTCTAAACGTAACCAGTCATTGAAAGTACGTAAATAACTTACTTCATAGTGATAGGCTGTTTCAGGTCCAAGGAATGGATTAGGTTCTACACTACCAAATCGACGAGAATAGCGTTCTTTCATTGTGGGTAGGTGTGTCTTTTTCGCAAAGCTGGCAGCAAATTCATCATTTTTATCAAAGCGATGGCTTAATTTGATTTGATAATTCAGTGCGTGTTGATTGCCCAGTTTGAATGGATTAATTGATTTTGGGGCATTTTTGCCTTTTGATTTTACATCAAACTTCTCAGCACGATTGGCTTTACGATAATCATAGCTGATCCCTGATATCAATTGCGTATTGCTTGCTAATTGATAGGTATGTTCTAGTCCAATACTGTAAGTTTGATCTTTATTTTTTGTCACCGGATCATTGTTGTCATGTTCTCGGTGTATATCTGCTTTATAGTTTAGTGCCAATTTTAAGGTGTGTTGTGTGGTTAAGTCCGCGCCCAATTCAATACCTGCGCCATAGGAATAATCGCGGTAGTAGCTAGTATCAGCAGTAGTAAAAGTCGCATCTTTAAACATGTCTAAGTCATTTTTGAAAGTATCATAGAATACTTTGCTATTGATATAGGCATTATGTGGGGCAAATTGAGTATGTGATAAGAAATAGAGGCTGTCTTTATCCCATGCATTCCAACGCCAAAAACGCCCTGCACTTTGGTGTTCGCCAGCATAGAAGGGCTGTTCTTTTTTTGCTTTTTGTGTGCTTAGCACGAAGGCATATTCATCGGTATTATTTGGCGTATAAGCCAGTTTTAAACTTAATTTTTTATCACGATGCACCGATTGCTCAGCTCGTCCACCGTCTTCCAAGCTTTTACCTTGCTGTTTATAGTGATGAGAAAGTTGTAACCCTTGTCGCTCAACAAAGCTGCCGTTGATCTGAGCATAAAATTGTTCTTGCTTGCTACCTAGGCTGAAATAAGTTTGGTTGGTACTTGTTTTGGCATCGCGTCCTTTTTGAAAGCCATAACCAAGTGTACCTTCTAGTGGTTTAGTTGGTTTACGACTGATTAAATTAATTGCCCCGCCCATCGTATTTGGACCATATAGCACGGCGCTTGCGCCTTTAGAAATATCAATACGTGAGAGATCAAAAGTGCTGAAACGACCTAAGTCCATATTGCCATCATAAGGCACATATACAGGGATACCATCAATGTATATAGGGACACGACGAGCATCAAAGCCTCGTACATTAATGTTTTGCTCACTGCGTGCGCCAATACGTTCAAAACTTACTCCTGGTGTTATTTTGGCGACTTTAGCAACATTCGTAATATTGTTTTTCTCGAGCGCTTGGTATTCAAGGCGTGTCGTGGTGAGATCGCTACTGTTATCCGCAATGACTTCAATTTGTCCAAGTTGAAAGATATGTGCATAACTTGATGCGCAAACGAGCGTAATTACACTATAAAGAAAAGTTTTTTGCATAAGAGATCCTTTAAGAGTTAGGGGAAAATTTAAGCCGCATTGCAATATCAATACACAAAAAGATTTTTTCATCATTGTTATGGCAAGCTTGGCGTAAGGTTTGGCGAGTGCTGAGCACCTGAATTCGCACTTGACGTAATTCGTCCAAAAAGTGCGGTTCAGATAATTGAAATTCTTCGATGAGTTGTTGCACAGTCAGGTTTTCAAACGTTTGAATTAAGCGCTCTAAAGTACAATAACTGGGGTATTTGCTGTGATAAAGCCAATCAAAAAATTGAGTATGGATTTTCTTTAATTTACTACGTCGATGAATAAGATGCAGCACAATACTGCAAATGAAAAGAAGGGCAAAAATCAGGTGAGTAGAAAGTGCAACAGGGAAGTTGATCCCAAAATAGAGAAAAAGCCCTGACAAGATTATGGCAGAAACGCTGATTAACATCAGCATAGTCAAACTAAATTTATAAATAACACTGAATTTTTGCATAATTTGAGTGAGTAAAGTGAATAAATTTAGCGCAGATTATAGAGTATCATTATATAAAAATAAATATAACGATAGGGATTTTTAAAGTGCGGTCAACATCGCTAAAATATTTACCGCACTTTTGAACTGAAGAAAAGAAACGTTTTAGTGATCTGTATCTGTCAAAAAACCACCGCTTTGATGGGTCCACAGTTTGGCATATAAACCATTTTGGGCAAGCAATTCATGGTGTGTCCCTTGTTCGACAATTTGCCCTTTATCTAATACTACTAAGCGATCCATGGCAGCAATTGTTGATAAGCGATGAGCAATGGCAATGACGGTTTTATTTTCCATCATTTTATCGAGACTTTCTTGAATGGCGGCTTCGACTTCAGAATCGAGAGCGCTGGTGGCTTCATCAAGTAATAAAATCGGGGCGTCTTTTAACATCACGCGGGCGATCGCAATGCGTTGGCGTTGTCCACCTGAAAGTTTGACTCCTCGTTCACCCACATGGGCATCATAGCCCGTACGACCTTTGGCATCACTAAGTTGCGGAATAAAATCCGCTGCTTCAGCACGTTGTGCTGCACAGTACATTTCTTCTTCCGTCGCATGAGGGCGACCATAAACAATGTTCTCTCGCACGGAGCGATGTAGGAGTGAGGTATCTTGAGTGACTAAGCCGATTTGACTACGTAAACTTTCTTGCGAGACATCACATACATTTTGTCCATCAATAGTAATTGTCCCTTGTTGTGCTTCATAAAAACGCAGTAATAAATTGACAATAGTCGATTTTCCCGCGCCGGAACGCCCAATGAGTCCGACTTTTTCACCCGGTTTAATGGTTAAATTAAAGTCTGTGAGCAACGGTTTATCAGGCGAATAGGCAAAATGTACGTTGTGAAAGCGAATTTCTCCTTGCTGAATTTGAATGGGTTTCGCGTCTTGTTTATCCACGATCGTATGGGGTTTGCTGAGGGTTTGCATACCGTCATTGACCGTACCGATATTTTCAAATAAACGTGCAGACTCCCACATAATCCAATGGGATAGACCATTGACGCGTAACGCCATGGCTACAGCCGTGGCTATCGCACCGACGCCAATACTTCCTTGTTGCCAGAGAAAAATGCCTAATATTGCGGTCCCCAATGTCAAGGCGATATTGGCAGCGTAGGTCAGAATATCTAAACCTGTGCCTAAACGCATTTGTGCGTGTACGGTAAGCATAAATTCTTCCATTGAACGTTTCGCATACGCAGCTTCTCGTGTGCCATGAGAGAAAAGTTTTACTGTCGTAATGTTTGCGTAGGCATCCGTGATACGTCCAGTCATCAGGGAACGTGCATCAGCTTGGCGCTCTGCGGTTTTTGCCAGTTTCGGGATAAGAATACGTAAAATCGTGCCGAAAGTGATTAACCAAAGTACAAAGGGTAACAGTAACCAGCCGTCTAGGCTGGCTAACACCACACCAGAGGTAATAAAATACACCGACACATACACCACCATATCCGCTAATGTGAGTACCGTATCACGTACCGCCAGTGCCGTTTGCATCACTTTAGCAGACACTCTGCCAGCAAATTCGTCTTGATAGAACGATAAACTTTGACCGAGCATCAAGCGATGGAAATTCCAACGTAAGCGCATTGGAAAGACCCCTTGCAGGGTTTGTAAGCGGACTGCGGAGGCGATGAATGCCCATACAATACTAAACAGCAGCAAGCCTGCCATCGCCAATAGTAATGGTCCTTTTTCTTGCCACAGTGTGAGCGGGGTATATTCGGTTAACCAGTCAACCAGAATACCCATAAAACGAAAGAGTACCCCTTCCACAATGCCGATACCAATCGTGAGGAACGCTAATAAAAAGATCCAACCGCGCATGCCCTCCAAATTTGCCCAAATAAAGCGGATCAGCGTTTTGGGTGCCGTTTTGGGGGCCTCAGGTGGATAAGGATTCACCCGATTTTCAAACCATGTAAAAATCTTATCTAACATAAGCATTCCTTTATAACATTGCGAGGTTCATCATTGAACGTCATAAAATTTATAAAAAACAGGCCGCACTTTAAAACAGATTGAGTGCTTTCATTTGGGCAACAACGTCCGCAACCTCAATTTCTGCCATCAGATTTTTCCCTTTTAACTTAGTTGCCCAAGGTAATTGATTAGACGGCTTACCGAACTCTTTTTGTACATTTTGTTCATAGACCGACACGACGTTGGCTAGATTGTTGTAAGGACCTGTACGCAAGGGATTGTGATACGCATATAAACCAATGACATCGGTACCTTGCGTGGTGGCGAGATGTGCAGGTCCCGAGTCGGGGGAAAGCACGACATCGACCATACCGATCAATGCAGTAAGTTGTTTGAGGTTAGTTTTGCCAGATAAATCAGTAGGTGTAAACTTACATTGGGCGAGGATTTTTTGTACCATTTCTTTTTCACGTTTTGCTGGTGAAGCACAAAAAATAACATGAATGTTGTGTTGATGTGCGATATTGGCAATGTCGGCATAACGTTCAACCAACCAATCTTTTTCAGTTTTACTGGAACAAGGTGAAATCAATAAATTTTTTCGTGTTTTATCCACATATTGGGCGACAGCATTGCGGTCTGCATCGCTAATAGCAAGTTGCCATTGTGGTGCAGTGATAGGAACGCCGAGATAGGCTACAAATGCCATAAAACCATCAAGCACATGCGGACTTTGTGGCTCGTGAATTTTCCGATTGGTAAACAACCCTTGTCCTTCTCTTGCTCGTTTTTTGCCAAAACCCACTTTATAAGTGGCATTGATCCCGAGTGAAATCATGGAAGCGCGTAAGGCCGTTTGCATATTTAATAACGCATCAAAATGACGTGATTTTAATTGTTTCCACAGGGCAAAGATGCCTTTCCAGCCAGTTTTTTTATCGTAACTGATTAATTCAATATCAGGAATACCAGCCAGTAACTGCGCCTCTGTTTTGCCGACGATCCACGTGATTTTTGTATCTGGCCAATGGCGTTGAATTTGTTGTACCGCAGCCAATGCGTGACAAACATCACCAATAGCCGATAAACGTAAAATACAAAGTGAGTGGGGGGGCGTGCTAAACAGCGGTATCATTATCTCGTCCAATAAATCTTGTGTGAATTTTAACTATTTTAAAGTAGAATGTGACCATTCGCTATCTCTGATTTCATCTAATAAAAATATGCTTGAATTTAAACACAAAAATACGTTTTTCTTGTTTAACTTTAAACAACCTAAAGCACAGCAGGCGTGCTTTTTTCGATCTTCATTTTGGAAAAAACAAGCGCGTATTCTTGGTTCCGCACAGGGACGAGGCGTAACGTGGTTTTTACAAACAAAAGATTTGTTTGGTGTCAACGCAGCATTAAAACATTATTACCGTGGTGGGTTATGGGGCAAAATTAATCGAGATTATTATCGTTTCTCAACCTTATCTAATGCGCGTAGTTTTGCGGAGTTTTCGTTGTTAAAACAACTTCATGAAGCAGGGCTCGCTGTTCCAAAGCCCCTTGGCGCTTGTGTGGAAAAAGTCGCATTTGGTTTTTATCGTGCTGATTTGTTAACAGAAAAAATTGAGCATGCACAAGATCTCACTGTCTATTTACAACAAGATAAGCTGACGGAACAAGATTGGCACAAAGTCGGACAACTCATTCATCAATTACACAGTTTGCAAGTGTGCCATACCGACTTAAATGCGCACAATATTTTGGTACAACAACGAGACGATGGGCGTAAATTCTGGTTAATTGATTTTGATAAATGTGCACATCAGCTTGGTGAACGTTGGAAAAGTGAAAATTTAAACAGATTACACCGCTCTTTTATGAAAGAAGTGACGCGGATGAAAATTCAATTCAGTGAACAAGACTGGCAAGCTTTGTTAGCGGGATATCAAGCATAAGGGGAAAACATATTTCCCCTTTTTTCATCGTAGTGAACTATTTTTTTAAGTTTTGTAAGGCGTGAAAAACGACTTCGGGCACGAGTTGACTTACATCGCCATGATGTAAATGGATTTCACGAATCATGGTAGAGGACACATATGACCAACGTTCAGAAGGTGGGAAAAATAAACTTTCTACTCCATTGGTTAATAAGCGATTTAAGTGGGCAAGCTGTAATTCATAGTCAAAATCGCTGGCACTACGCACACCACGAATAATCGCTGTGATATTTCGTTCCTTGACCACATCCGCCAGTAAATCTAAAAAACCGACTACAGTCACATTCGGTAAGTGAGCGACGGCTTGCTT
It contains:
- a CDS encoding TonB-dependent receptor plug domain-containing protein, with the translated sequence MQKTFLYSVITLVCASSYAHIFQLGQIEVIADNSSDLTTTRLEYQALEKNNITNVAKVAKITPGVSFERIGARSEQNINVRGFDARRVPIYIDGIPVYVPYDGNMDLGRFSTFDLSRIDISKGASAVLYGPNTMGGAINLISRKPTKPLEGTLGYGFQKGRDAKTSTNQTYFSLGSKQEQFYAQINGSFVERQGLQLSHHYKQQGKSLEDGGRAEQSVHRDKKLSLKLAYTPNNTDEYAFVLSTQKAKKEQPFYAGEHQSAGRFWRWNAWDKDSLYFLSHTQFAPHNAYINSKVFYDTFKNDLDMFKDATFTTADTSYYRDYSYGAGIELGADLTTQHTLKLALNYKADIHREHDNNDPVTKNKDQTYSIGLEHTYQLASNTQLISGISYDYRKANRAEKFDVKSKGKNAPKSINPFKLGNQHALNYQIKLSHRFDKNDEFAASFAKKTHLPTMKERYSRRFGSVEPNPFLGPETAYHYEVSYLRTFNDWLRLEGALFYSDVHDAIEEVVIPNHPDNLKQNQNYGKEIRKGIELAATAFVTDNLTLGANYTYLRAKNRTHKEMIIHHIPRHKVFVYADWKVLPNLSLYVSQEAETGRYSLDRIPNRQIKANTTKVAGFGVTNTKLTYQATSNFVIDAGINNIFDKNYYYTYGMPEEGRVYFANVKYMF
- a CDS encoding ABC transporter ATP-binding protein, translating into MLDKIFTWFENRVNPYPPEAPKTAPKTLIRFIWANLEGMRGWIFLLAFLTIGIGIVEGVLFRFMGILVDWLTEYTPLTLWQEKGPLLLAMAGLLLFSIVWAFIASAVRLQTLQGVFPMRLRWNFHRLMLGQSLSFYQDEFAGRVSAKVMQTALAVRDTVLTLADMVVYVSVYFITSGVVLASLDGWLLLPFVLWLITFGTILRILIPKLAKTAERQADARSLMTGRITDAYANITTVKLFSHGTREAAYAKRSMEEFMLTVHAQMRLGTGLDILTYAANIALTLGTAILGIFLWQQGSIGVGAIATAVAMALRVNGLSHWIMWESARLFENIGTVNDGMQTLSKPHTIVDKQDAKPIQIQQGEIRFHNVHFAYSPDKPLLTDFNLTIKPGEKVGLIGRSGAGKSTIVNLLLRFYEAQQGTITIDGQNVCDVSQESLRSQIGLVTQDTSLLHRSVRENIVYGRPHATEEEMYCAAQRAEAADFIPQLSDAKGRTGYDAHVGERGVKLSGGQRQRIAIARVMLKDAPILLLDEATSALDSEVEAAIQESLDKMMENKTVIAIAHRLSTIAAMDRLVVLDKGQIVEQGTHHELLAQNGLYAKLWTHQSGGFLTDTDH
- a CDS encoding glycosyltransferase family 9 protein yields the protein MPLFSTPPHSLCILRLSAIGDVCHALAAVQQIQRHWPDTKITWIVGKTEAQLLAGIPDIELISYDKKTGWKGIFALWKQLKSRHFDALLNMQTALRASMISLGINATYKVGFGKKRAREGQGLFTNRKIHEPQSPHVLDGFMAFVAYLGVPITAPQWQLAISDADRNAVAQYVDKTRKNLLISPCSSKTEKDWLVERYADIANIAHQHNIHVIFCASPAKREKEMVQKILAQCKFTPTDLSGKTNLKQLTALIGMVDVVLSPDSGPAHLATTQGTDVIGLYAYHNPLRTGPYNNLANVVSVYEQNVQKEFGKPSNQLPWATKLKGKNLMAEIEVADVVAQMKALNLF
- a CDS encoding 3-deoxy-D-manno-octulosonic acid kinase is translated as MLEFKHKNTFFLFNFKQPKAQQACFFRSSFWKKQARILGSAQGRGVTWFLQTKDLFGVNAALKHYYRGGLWGKINRDYYRFSTLSNARSFAEFSLLKQLHEAGLAVPKPLGACVEKVAFGFYRADLLTEKIEHAQDLTVYLQQDKLTEQDWHKVGQLIHQLHSLQVCHTDLNAHNILVQQRDDGRKFWLIDFDKCAHQLGERWKSENLNRLHRSFMKEVTRMKIQFSEQDWQALLAGYQA
- the coaD gene encoding pantetheine-phosphate adenylyltransferase; its protein translation is MITVIYPGTFDPITNGHLDIIQRTARLFPNVLVAVASNPNKKPLFDLATRVELVKQAVAHLPNVTVVGFLDLLADVVKERNITAIIRGVRSASDFDYELQLAHLNRLLTNGVESLFFPPSERWSYVSSTMIREIHLHHGDVSQLVPEVVFHALQNLKK